A window from Hymenobacter volaticus encodes these proteins:
- a CDS encoding Pycsar system effector family protein — MEPTVTLQPAKAERSEILKQAKAFVTKLMEDKLPPQLVYHSLKHTISVVKEARTLGEDSGLDAPDQEALLLAAWFHDTGYIEVNDGHEYRSMVMAENWLRQQGYPEPRIQLVKDIIRGTHRDEPCDTELQQLLKDADMSGMGREDFFANAELLRAEWETTLGKTYSNVEWAESQLDFLTSAKFLTPAAKARYQEQFKANVKEQRDLLKKTEKKKKKKEEEATGTFAEPKRGVETMFRTMYSNHMKLSDMADKKANMMISLNAVLLSVIITYLGAKAGTKSGVLSPTIVNNPVLTIPIGLLLATALGSVVTAILCAQPDVTSFKWLKKSPQIATNRRVNLLFFGNFSKLSLDSFHSGMNQIMSDKEALYTNMVTDIYYLGDVLTRKYRLLRISYTIFMVGLILTSLSFGIALLYKM; from the coding sequence ATGGAACCTACCGTAACGCTCCAACCGGCTAAGGCCGAACGATCTGAAATCTTAAAGCAGGCGAAAGCCTTTGTTACGAAGCTGATGGAAGATAAGCTTCCTCCGCAGCTTGTTTATCATTCCCTAAAGCACACCATTTCTGTGGTGAAGGAAGCGCGCACCCTAGGCGAAGATTCCGGCTTGGATGCGCCCGACCAAGAGGCGCTGTTGCTGGCAGCCTGGTTTCATGACACCGGCTACATTGAAGTTAACGATGGCCACGAATACCGCAGTATGGTAATGGCCGAAAATTGGCTGCGCCAGCAAGGCTACCCCGAGCCGCGGATTCAGTTAGTGAAAGACATCATTCGGGGCACACACCGCGACGAGCCCTGCGACACGGAACTACAGCAGCTGCTCAAGGATGCCGACATGAGTGGCATGGGCCGCGAAGACTTTTTTGCCAACGCCGAGTTGCTCCGGGCCGAGTGGGAAACTACACTCGGCAAAACCTACTCCAACGTGGAGTGGGCCGAGTCGCAGCTCGACTTTTTAACGTCGGCTAAGTTTCTGACGCCCGCTGCGAAAGCGCGGTATCAGGAGCAGTTCAAGGCCAATGTGAAAGAGCAGCGCGACTTGCTCAAGAAAACCGAGAAGAAAAAGAAAAAGAAGGAGGAAGAAGCCACAGGTACGTTTGCTGAGCCCAAGCGTGGCGTCGAAACCATGTTCCGGACCATGTACAGCAACCACATGAAGCTCTCGGACATGGCCGACAAGAAGGCGAACATGATGATCAGCTTGAACGCCGTGCTACTCTCGGTTATCATCACCTATCTGGGCGCTAAGGCTGGCACCAAGTCCGGGGTACTCTCCCCAACCATCGTCAACAACCCGGTACTGACAATTCCAATTGGCCTTCTGTTAGCCACTGCCTTGGGCTCGGTCGTGACGGCCATTTTGTGCGCGCAGCCCGACGTTACGAGCTTTAAGTGGTTGAAGAAAAGTCCCCAAATTGCCACCAACCGCCGCGTAAACCTGCTTTTCTTCGGCAACTTCAGCAAGCTCAGCCTCGACTCCTTTCACTCGGGCATGAACCAGATTATGAGCGACAAAGAGGCATTGTACACCAATATGGTAACCGACATCTACTACCTCGGCGACGTACTGACTCGTAAATACCGGCTGTTGCGGATCAGCTACACCATCTTCATGGTTGGCTTGATCCTGACCTCGCTTTCCTTCGGCATTGCGCTGCTTTACAAAATGTAA
- a CDS encoding DUF1345 domain-containing protein: protein MPHSTPSSSLTLLHRLGLLPTWLRFSLGLVPAAAAFLLTPASWHSMTRLITAWDAFSLTNLVLAWGIIASAEVKHIRRIVAREDPGRHLVFALVLVAASSSLLAVIYLLSSVHATSRSYTQFVHMGLASLGVMLSWLLVHTMFTLRYAHIFYGDGTSQKEGGLQFPGEGKEPDYFDFAYFSFVVGMTAQTADISILSQKLRRLALLHGLLSFGFNTVVVALSISSLAVLL from the coding sequence ATGCCTCACTCCACACCTTCGTCCTCTCTAACGCTGCTGCACCGCCTTGGCCTACTGCCTACGTGGTTGCGCTTCTCGTTGGGCTTGGTGCCGGCTGCGGCGGCGTTCCTGCTTACCCCTGCTTCTTGGCATTCGATGACGCGCCTGATTACCGCATGGGATGCCTTTTCCCTCACGAACTTGGTGCTCGCTTGGGGCATAATCGCAAGCGCAGAAGTGAAGCACATTCGGCGTATTGTCGCCCGTGAGGACCCTGGCCGCCACCTTGTATTTGCCTTGGTGCTGGTGGCCGCAAGTAGTAGCTTATTGGCAGTGATTTATTTGCTTTCCTCGGTACACGCTACCAGCAGGAGCTACACGCAGTTCGTTCACATGGGACTAGCAAGTTTAGGCGTGATGCTGAGTTGGTTGCTGGTGCACACCATGTTTACACTCCGCTACGCCCACATTTTCTATGGCGACGGCACCAGCCAAAAAGAAGGAGGGCTGCAGTTTCCAGGGGAAGGAAAAGAGCCTGACTACTTCGACTTTGCTTATTTCTCTTTTGTAGTAGGCATGACCGCCCAAACGGCTGATATCAGCATCTTGAGCCAGAAGTTACGGCGGCTTGCGCTACTTCACGGCCTGCTTTCGTTTGGTTTCAACACCGTGGTAGTCGCTCTCTCCATTAGTAGCCTAGCTGTCCTGCTCTAA
- a CDS encoding metallophosphoesterase produces MEIKNTPDSSRINYSVFLIGDVGKPESSEKGGEPSLNYMRKQLLAAGAKSTAIYLGDNIYENGMPEEGASDRKESERRIVDQLNVLRNYPGEKYMIPGNHDWKQGKNGGVEQVNREQRFVENFMSNDSAAFSYTGDFFIPRDACPGPFEVRLQDNLVMVAINSQWFLQGEGERPYGANSGCGVANETDFFTQLEDIIERNKDKNIMVIGHHPIQSDGIHGGYFTLADHLFPLSIVAKYAFIPLPVVGSVYPFARKYGGVSQDIPHPLYQAYKKGLEDIFAKHPNIIYASGHEHNLQYFRMPTYHQIVSGSGCKTQHTRSGSGAKANFSDKEKGLARVNYYDDGQVWVEYWIPNGRGETARLVYRTPLYAQPVAAATEAAPVVATGPRPNFKDSTITLAVNKRYADRSKFHKSLFGQHYRQEWATPVKFPVLDLATEQGGLTPYKIGGGKQTASLKVRNEEGRNFTIRSLNKDPGAVLPEALRSGAAADILQDQISAQHPYGSIVIPPLATAAGILHTNPELRYIPQDPLLGQYLERFSNTPGAIEEDAKDDQSNVASLGNAENLVGTDKVFERLVDDNDNRVDEKAFARSRLFDMWIGDWDRHEDQWRWAEKKDKEGDRKFTAVPEDRDIAFFKGDGLFPYLASRKWAIRNFQNFGADYADWKGLNLTALSNDRVYLASVTKEQWVKQAEELKASLTDDVIEKAFKQRWPKQIYDLHGPEIIAKLKSRRELLPELAADYYEVVSQVTEVKGSSKREKFMVERLPDDKTRVVVKKITKEGALGKTLFDRTFDNKVTKELRLYGFEGNDVYDVRGDVKRGTKLRIIAGTDKDSITDRSNVAGLRHYTHIYDADTGNVITPGKDTRLRTEPGIDVSRYDVHNRSDRKDYTLNYFGPTAYFGYNIDDRLFLGGGVLYRTYGFRKEPYATEQSLAANYSPSQKAYNVRYAGHFVDVIGKYDLRVNAQLYGPQLLYNYFGLGNDTRNILADNNSTRARDINNTYRVRFSRLYISPVLERDIFSFLKFGIGPQYDQFRVSNDRIGSEIAAGLDEDGNGLEGTSAVGIRASDFQLNRYLGGRAYLNIDAASSPKNPRIGLRWYNSVEYNKQLNAEKLTYGRLASEFRFYLSPNFPFQLTWAGRIGASRNLGDYRFFQANTLGGTTNLRGYRRTRYSGRSSTYANAEVRIQLFEFNAYLLPGKFGIMGLADAARVYSSYDVRTGLDAYHTAIGGGVWVDILKQAVINVTYSRGEENLVFIGFDFLF; encoded by the coding sequence CTGGAAATCAAAAACACCCCCGACAGTTCCCGAATCAATTATTCTGTCTTCCTAATTGGCGATGTAGGCAAGCCTGAGTCTTCGGAGAAGGGCGGGGAGCCGTCCCTGAATTATATGCGCAAGCAGCTTTTGGCCGCCGGCGCCAAAAGCACTGCCATTTATCTCGGCGACAATATCTACGAGAACGGTATGCCCGAGGAAGGGGCCTCCGACCGCAAGGAATCAGAGCGCCGCATTGTCGATCAGCTGAACGTGCTGCGCAATTATCCCGGCGAGAAATACATGATTCCGGGCAACCACGATTGGAAGCAAGGCAAGAACGGAGGTGTAGAGCAGGTGAACCGCGAGCAGCGCTTCGTGGAGAACTTCATGTCCAACGATTCGGCGGCCTTCTCCTACACCGGCGACTTTTTCATTCCGCGCGACGCGTGCCCGGGACCATTCGAGGTGCGCCTGCAGGATAACCTAGTGATGGTTGCCATCAACTCGCAATGGTTTTTGCAGGGCGAAGGCGAGCGGCCGTACGGAGCCAACAGCGGCTGCGGCGTGGCCAACGAAACCGACTTCTTCACGCAGCTAGAAGACATCATCGAGCGCAACAAGGACAAGAATATCATGGTCATCGGGCACCATCCTATTCAGTCCGATGGTATTCATGGCGGCTACTTCACCTTAGCCGACCACTTGTTCCCGCTCTCGATTGTAGCGAAGTATGCATTCATCCCGCTGCCCGTAGTAGGCTCGGTGTATCCGTTTGCGCGCAAATACGGCGGAGTTAGCCAAGACATTCCGCACCCGCTTTACCAAGCGTATAAGAAGGGGCTGGAAGACATTTTTGCTAAGCACCCGAACATCATCTATGCGTCGGGGCACGAGCACAACCTACAGTACTTCCGGATGCCAACCTACCACCAGATTGTGAGTGGCTCGGGTTGCAAAACGCAGCACACCCGTAGTGGGAGCGGCGCCAAAGCCAACTTCTCCGACAAAGAGAAAGGCTTGGCCCGCGTAAACTACTACGACGATGGCCAAGTATGGGTGGAGTACTGGATTCCGAATGGCCGGGGCGAAACGGCCCGCCTTGTGTACCGCACGCCCTTGTATGCGCAGCCAGTAGCGGCCGCTACCGAAGCTGCGCCTGTAGTTGCCACTGGGCCACGCCCTAATTTCAAGGACAGCACGATCACGCTGGCCGTGAACAAGCGCTACGCCGACCGCAGCAAGTTTCACAAGTCATTGTTCGGGCAGCACTACCGCCAAGAGTGGGCCACGCCCGTGAAGTTTCCGGTGCTGGACCTCGCCACCGAGCAAGGTGGCCTTACGCCCTACAAGATTGGTGGCGGCAAGCAAACGGCCTCGCTGAAAGTGCGCAATGAAGAAGGCCGCAACTTCACCATTCGCAGCCTCAACAAAGACCCCGGTGCCGTACTGCCGGAAGCGTTGCGCAGCGGAGCTGCCGCCGACATTCTGCAAGACCAGATTTCGGCCCAGCACCCATACGGTTCCATTGTAATACCGCCATTGGCTACGGCCGCCGGCATTCTGCATACCAACCCCGAACTCCGCTACATTCCGCAGGACCCGTTGCTTGGTCAGTACCTCGAGCGTTTTTCGAACACGCCGGGCGCTATTGAAGAAGATGCCAAAGACGACCAAAGCAACGTGGCCTCGCTTGGCAATGCCGAAAACCTAGTCGGTACCGACAAGGTGTTTGAGCGCTTGGTAGACGACAACGACAACCGCGTCGACGAAAAAGCGTTTGCCCGCTCGCGCCTCTTCGATATGTGGATTGGCGACTGGGACCGGCACGAAGATCAGTGGCGCTGGGCCGAGAAAAAAGACAAGGAAGGCGACCGGAAGTTTACGGCCGTGCCCGAAGACCGCGACATTGCCTTCTTTAAGGGTGACGGTTTGTTTCCGTACTTGGCTTCACGCAAGTGGGCCATTCGTAACTTCCAAAACTTCGGGGCCGACTATGCTGACTGGAAAGGCCTCAACCTAACGGCCCTCAGCAACGACCGGGTGTACCTGGCTTCCGTCACGAAAGAGCAGTGGGTGAAGCAGGCAGAAGAGCTGAAAGCCTCTCTCACCGATGACGTTATCGAGAAGGCATTCAAGCAACGGTGGCCCAAGCAGATCTATGACCTGCACGGCCCCGAAATTATAGCCAAGCTAAAAAGCCGCCGTGAGCTACTGCCCGAGTTAGCTGCTGATTACTACGAGGTAGTAAGCCAGGTGACGGAAGTAAAGGGCTCTAGCAAGCGCGAGAAATTTATGGTAGAGCGCCTACCCGACGACAAGACGCGGGTAGTGGTCAAGAAAATCACCAAGGAAGGTGCTCTCGGCAAAACCCTCTTCGACCGCACCTTCGACAACAAGGTTACCAAGGAGCTGCGCCTATATGGGTTTGAGGGCAACGACGTGTATGACGTGAGAGGCGACGTGAAGCGCGGCACCAAACTGCGCATCATTGCCGGCACCGATAAAGACTCTATCACGGACCGCTCCAACGTGGCGGGTCTGCGGCACTACACGCACATCTACGACGCCGATACCGGCAACGTGATTACGCCGGGCAAAGACACCCGCCTGCGCACTGAACCCGGCATTGACGTGAGCCGGTACGACGTGCACAACCGCTCCGACCGCAAAGACTACACGCTCAACTATTTCGGTCCGACCGCATACTTCGGTTACAACATCGACGACCGTCTGTTTTTGGGTGGCGGGGTTTTGTACCGCACCTACGGGTTCCGGAAAGAGCCGTACGCCACCGAGCAGAGCTTGGCTGCCAACTATTCGCCGTCGCAAAAAGCCTACAACGTGCGGTATGCAGGCCACTTTGTAGATGTGATTGGCAAATACGATCTGCGAGTAAACGCGCAGCTCTATGGCCCACAGCTGCTCTATAACTACTTCGGTCTGGGCAACGACACGCGCAACATCCTGGCCGACAACAACAGTACCCGTGCTCGGGATATCAACAACACCTACCGGGTCCGCTTCTCGCGCTTGTATATCTCGCCGGTGCTGGAGCGTGACATCTTCAGCTTCCTGAAATTCGGTATTGGTCCGCAGTACGACCAATTCAGGGTATCTAATGACCGTATCGGTAGCGAAATTGCGGCTGGCCTTGATGAAGACGGCAATGGATTAGAAGGCACGAGTGCCGTTGGTATTCGGGCCTCAGATTTCCAGCTGAACCGCTATTTAGGTGGTCGGGCTTATCTGAACATTGATGCGGCTTCGTCGCCGAAAAACCCGCGTATTGGTTTGCGCTGGTACAACTCGGTGGAATACAACAAGCAGCTCAACGCCGAGAAGCTAACCTATGGGCGTTTGGCTTCGGAATTCCGCTTCTACCTGAGCCCCAACTTCCCGTTCCAGCTAACTTGGGCCGGTCGTATTGGCGCCAGTCGCAACCTCGGCGACTATCGCTTCTTCCAGGCCAACACTTTGGGCGGTACTACCAACTTGCGCGGCTACCGTCGCACGCGCTACTCGGGCCGCTCTAGCACCTATGCCAACGCCGAGGTGCGGATTCAACTTTTCGAGTTTAATGCTTACCTGCTGCCGGGTAAGTTCGGTATCATGGGCCTAGCCGACGCGGCGCGTGTGTACTCTAGCTACGATGTGCGAACGGGCCTCGACGCCTACCATACCGCCATTGGCGGGGGCGTGTGGGTCGACATTCTGAAACAGGCCGTCATCAACGTGACGTATTCACGGGGCGAAGAAAATCTGGTGTTTATAGGATTTGACTTCCTGTTCTAA
- the ppk1 gene encoding polyphosphate kinase 1 produces MEKIEKKATEKPVLLNRELSWLAFNRRVLQEAQNPEVPLLERLKFMAIFSSNLDEYFKVRVATLRRLVKLKKKTRAKLADDPTSQLKELLEEVRRQQQEFGDTFRNSLQPALREQHIHLVSEHDLTDEQRKWVHHYFEQHVQDLLSPVILDENLHHLFLKDQTVYLTFYLTEPTEASSKKKKHHAHDERVLVMELPVKRHGGRFVVLPNQGDERYVMFLDDVVRCCAHTLFPKFGKVQVHSIKISRDAELDIQEEVSGNLMAKIKSSLQKRETGYPARLLYDPAMPKEVMQALMQKTGIGTDELVEGSRYHNFRDFFGFPDLGLNHLVYEAHSPLPHPTLPRTGPMIPAIAERDHLLNLPYQSFDYVTRFLLEAANDPLVSAISITLYRVSSKSEVAKALLKAVKHGKQVTVVVELKARFDEESNMYWAEKLQKAGANVIYGIPELKVHSKLALVTRAEEGHNRLYAYLSTGNFNENTSKIYADHGLFTTDPHLTSEVAEVFRYFYDRQDKAGSFKHLLVAPFELREQLNSLIDHEISLAKHGKDAYIILKLNALQDERMILKLYQASEAGVRVELLIRGISCLVPNLEGQSLNISQRGIVDRYLEHARIYVFGNGGKEKIYVASSDWMARNLDRRVEVAFPILQEDLRVEIRHLLDLQRQDNVKSRDWQNNFLGSENPDAPRVRAQEDTYAYLKKLSRKRNKPKSEKS; encoded by the coding sequence ATGGAAAAAATCGAAAAGAAAGCCACTGAAAAACCAGTGCTGCTAAACAGGGAACTAAGCTGGTTGGCGTTCAACCGACGCGTGCTGCAGGAAGCCCAGAACCCGGAGGTGCCGTTGCTTGAGCGCCTCAAGTTCATGGCCATCTTCTCCAGCAACCTCGACGAATATTTCAAGGTGCGCGTGGCAACACTGCGGCGGTTGGTGAAGCTGAAAAAGAAAACCCGGGCCAAGCTGGCCGACGATCCCACCTCCCAACTCAAAGAGTTGCTGGAGGAAGTGCGGCGGCAGCAGCAAGAATTCGGTGACACTTTTCGCAACAGCTTGCAACCGGCCTTGCGCGAGCAGCACATCCACCTCGTATCCGAGCACGACCTGACCGACGAGCAGCGCAAGTGGGTGCATCATTACTTCGAGCAGCACGTGCAGGACTTGCTCTCGCCTGTCATCCTCGATGAAAACCTGCACCATCTGTTCCTAAAAGATCAGACGGTATACCTCACGTTTTACCTCACAGAACCAACGGAGGCCAGCTCGAAAAAGAAAAAGCACCACGCGCACGATGAGCGGGTATTAGTAATGGAACTGCCGGTGAAGCGCCACGGTGGCCGCTTTGTGGTGCTGCCCAATCAAGGCGACGAGCGGTACGTGATGTTCCTAGACGACGTAGTTCGGTGCTGTGCCCACACGCTGTTCCCGAAGTTCGGCAAGGTGCAGGTGCACTCCATTAAAATCTCCCGCGACGCCGAACTAGACATCCAGGAGGAAGTGTCGGGCAACCTGATGGCCAAGATCAAGAGCAGCCTACAGAAGCGCGAAACCGGCTATCCGGCCCGCTTGCTCTACGACCCAGCCATGCCCAAGGAAGTGATGCAGGCCCTGATGCAAAAAACCGGCATCGGCACCGACGAGCTAGTAGAAGGCAGCCGCTACCACAATTTCCGCGACTTTTTCGGCTTCCCCGACTTAGGCCTCAATCACCTGGTGTACGAGGCGCACTCGCCCCTGCCCCACCCGACGCTGCCTCGCACTGGTCCCATGATTCCGGCTATTGCGGAGCGCGACCACCTATTGAATTTACCGTACCAGTCTTTCGACTACGTAACGCGCTTTCTGCTCGAAGCTGCCAACGACCCTTTGGTAAGCGCCATCAGCATCACGCTTTACCGAGTTTCCAGTAAGAGCGAGGTAGCGAAAGCACTGCTCAAGGCTGTGAAGCACGGCAAGCAAGTGACAGTGGTAGTGGAGCTGAAAGCCCGCTTCGACGAGGAAAGCAACATGTACTGGGCCGAGAAGCTGCAAAAGGCGGGTGCCAACGTTATTTACGGCATTCCCGAGCTGAAAGTACACAGCAAGCTAGCCCTGGTCACCCGTGCCGAAGAAGGCCACAACCGCCTCTACGCCTACCTGAGCACTGGCAACTTCAACGAGAATACTAGCAAGATTTACGCCGACCACGGCCTGTTCACCACCGACCCTCACCTGACCAGCGAGGTAGCCGAGGTGTTCCGCTACTTCTACGACCGGCAAGACAAAGCGGGCAGCTTCAAGCACCTCTTGGTGGCACCATTCGAGCTTCGCGAGCAACTCAATAGCTTAATCGACCACGAAATCAGCTTAGCCAAGCACGGCAAGGACGCCTATATCATCTTGAAACTTAACGCGCTGCAAGATGAACGGATGATTCTGAAATTGTATCAAGCCAGCGAAGCCGGTGTGCGGGTGGAACTCCTGATTCGGGGTATTTCCTGCCTTGTGCCTAACCTGGAAGGACAGAGCCTCAACATTAGTCAGCGGGGTATAGTAGACCGGTACTTGGAGCACGCCCGCATCTACGTATTCGGCAACGGCGGCAAGGAGAAGATCTACGTGGCCTCTTCCGATTGGATGGCCCGTAATCTGGACCGGCGTGTGGAAGTTGCGTTTCCTATTCTGCAAGAAGATTTACGCGTCGAAATCCGCCACCTCCTCGACCTTCAGCGCCAAGACAACGTGAAGTCCAGAGACTGGCAAAACAACTTCTTAGGCTCGGAAAACCCCGACGCACCCCGCGTCAGGGCCCAGGAAGACACGTATGCGTATCTAAAGAAGCTCAGTCGCAAACGGAACAAGCCAAAGTCTGAAAAAAGCTAA
- a CDS encoding SixA phosphatase family protein, with product MKSLYLMRHAKSSWSFDDLTDEQRPLNGRGREDAPRMGQALVKRNIKIDLLLSSAAVRALTTAALVAKELGYPHERIVVRPEIYHADVQVLLDVVRSCPDETNSVLLVGHNNTISEFANLLSPGALHEEMPTAGIVCLHIQVDRWADVDQSNTEFYFFDRPRDKPREVE from the coding sequence ATGAAAAGCCTATATCTGATGCGCCACGCCAAATCTAGCTGGAGCTTCGACGATTTAACAGATGAGCAGCGCCCGCTCAACGGCCGGGGCCGCGAAGATGCCCCCCGCATGGGCCAGGCCTTGGTTAAGCGCAACATCAAAATAGATTTACTGCTCTCCTCGGCGGCCGTGCGGGCCTTAACGACGGCTGCTTTGGTAGCCAAGGAGCTGGGGTACCCCCACGAGCGAATTGTGGTGCGCCCCGAAATCTACCACGCCGATGTGCAAGTGCTGCTGGACGTCGTGCGCTCTTGCCCCGACGAAACCAATTCGGTGCTGCTTGTGGGGCATAACAACACTATTTCCGAATTTGCCAACCTACTCTCGCCGGGTGCGCTGCACGAGGAAATGCCCACTGCTGGTATTGTATGCCTGCACATTCAAGTTGATCGGTGGGCTGATGTAGATCAGTCGAACACCGAGTTCTACTTTTTCGACCGCCCGCGCGACAAGCCACGGGAAGTCGAGTAG
- a CDS encoding DUF6268 family outer membrane beta-barrel protein, translating to MSSTLIFRARMVRKIAFAGLSFLLTTAAVAQVTPASPTPVFPAPAPSPADTLASNQVGRDQEFATPSVVNQGPTKGIIFHYERMPRFGVTSTAKVENLPNYSADASKNARLIFKGYIPMLNHPHLKLILGVNYDREEFQFRNTPTTYEFYDNIEDKALKTLGAQLAVIRPVNTVNWYIFRVKGELSGDYTSSELNVKDYLRVSSEFLYGWKRSPEFSWGVGVQLGYTFGRFSPYPAILYNRTFNSHWGVEAIFPARVAVRYNVSPKSILTAGYTVDGFNYIIKLNNPLVRRLDNGQPEPGIKPLRTLELRETEVKFRGRWERELYDFIWLGVEGGYRYNYAFDAFDRTNKDRQKIIDSQFDWTPYASLEIFIVPTKGLLGLFGVGR from the coding sequence ATGTCCTCAACTTTAATATTTCGGGCGCGCATGGTGCGCAAAATTGCCTTTGCTGGACTTAGCTTCCTACTGACCACTGCAGCAGTAGCACAAGTCACGCCGGCGTCGCCCACGCCGGTGTTTCCGGCCCCGGCCCCTTCCCCCGCCGATACCCTTGCCTCCAACCAAGTAGGGCGCGACCAAGAGTTTGCTACGCCTTCGGTAGTGAATCAGGGGCCGACCAAAGGAATCATTTTTCACTATGAGCGAATGCCGCGCTTTGGCGTGACATCAACAGCCAAAGTGGAAAACCTGCCGAACTACTCAGCCGACGCCAGCAAAAACGCCCGGCTTATTTTCAAAGGGTACATCCCGATGCTCAATCATCCGCACCTCAAGCTGATATTGGGTGTCAATTATGACCGGGAGGAGTTTCAGTTCCGCAACACCCCCACCACCTACGAGTTCTACGACAACATCGAGGACAAAGCACTCAAGACGTTAGGAGCACAGCTGGCCGTCATTCGGCCGGTGAACACAGTTAACTGGTACATCTTCCGGGTGAAAGGCGAGCTAAGCGGCGACTATACCTCAAGCGAGCTAAACGTGAAAGATTACCTGCGCGTGTCGTCAGAGTTTTTGTACGGCTGGAAGCGGAGCCCAGAGTTTTCCTGGGGCGTAGGGGTGCAACTAGGATACACCTTTGGGCGGTTTAGTCCATATCCGGCCATACTCTACAACCGCACCTTCAACTCGCATTGGGGTGTAGAAGCCATCTTCCCGGCTCGCGTGGCTGTGCGCTACAACGTTTCGCCGAAGTCCATCCTCACGGCTGGCTATACCGTCGATGGCTTCAATTACATCATCAAGCTCAACAACCCCTTGGTCCGGCGCCTAGACAATGGCCAGCCGGAGCCCGGCATAAAGCCCTTGCGTACGCTGGAGCTACGCGAAACCGAAGTGAAATTCCGGGGCCGCTGGGAGCGTGAGCTGTACGATTTCATCTGGTTGGGCGTAGAAGGTGGCTACCGCTATAACTACGCCTTCGATGCCTTTGACCGTACCAACAAGGACCGGCAAAAAATCATCGACAGCCAGTTCGACTGGACTCCTTATGCCAGCCTCGAAATCTTTATTGTGCCCACCAAAGGACTGCTGGGCCTCTTCGGAGTGGGACGGTAA
- a CDS encoding response regulator transcription factor translates to MIRVLLTDDHTILRDGIRALLSMHSDLEVVGEASNGQELLDLLAVTPTDVVLMDINMPVMDGFATMEHLREQYPEVRVLVLSMLNHENYVHRMIEAGATGYVLKNADIAEITYGIRTVASGRPFLCTEIGMDMLFKIVRSTTSPTDTARPRSGDLSKRELEVLRLISEGMTNAEIADKLFTSKRTIETHRQNIIEKTQAKNTAALIKYAVSNGLLGE, encoded by the coding sequence ATGATCCGAGTTTTGCTAACTGACGACCACACTATCTTGCGCGACGGTATTCGGGCCTTGCTTAGTATGCATTCCGATCTAGAAGTGGTAGGCGAAGCCAGCAACGGCCAGGAGCTACTCGACTTGTTGGCAGTCACCCCCACCGACGTTGTGTTAATGGACATTAACATGCCCGTTATGGATGGCTTTGCTACCATGGAACACTTGCGCGAGCAATATCCCGAGGTGCGCGTGCTGGTGCTATCCATGCTCAACCATGAGAACTACGTGCATCGCATGATAGAGGCAGGAGCTACAGGCTACGTGCTAAAAAATGCCGACATCGCCGAAATTACCTACGGTATCCGGACGGTGGCGAGTGGCAGGCCTTTTCTGTGCACCGAAATCGGAATGGATATGCTCTTCAAGATAGTGCGTAGCACAACCTCCCCAACCGACACGGCCCGCCCTAGATCGGGGGACTTATCGAAACGGGAACTGGAAGTGCTTCGCCTTATTTCAGAGGGCATGACCAATGCCGAAATAGCCGATAAGCTATTCACTAGCAAGCGCACCATAGAAACGCACCGCCAAAATATTATCGAGAAAACGCAAGCAAAGAACACAGCAGCACTTATTAAGTACGCCGTGTCCAATGGGTTGCTCGGTGAATGA